Proteins from a genomic interval of Quercus lobata isolate SW786 chromosome 11, ValleyOak3.0 Primary Assembly, whole genome shotgun sequence:
- the LOC115969528 gene encoding cyclin-D3-1, producing the protein MAVQQQNEQLRVQQQQQENPSFLLDALYCEEERWEEEEEEEVVQVSHGESGIYSSTDNNNVNNPSLFPLLLLEQDLFWEDEELQSLFSKELVQQLNHGNVETDSALSVARREAVEWMLKVNSHYGFSALTAILAINYLDRFLTSLHFQRDKPWMIQLVAVTCLSLAAKVEETDVPLLLDLQVEDSKYVFETKAIQRMELLVLSTLQWKMHPVTPLSFLDHIIRRLGLKTYLHWEFLRRCELLLLSVVSDSRFIGYLPSVLATATMMHVIDQVEPCNSMEYQHQLLDVLKISKEKVNDCCNLILELSNAYNCAHDNPQSHKRKYEQVPDSPSGVIDAVFSSDSSNDYWAVGSSVYSSPEPLFKKSRAHEQQMKLPSLNRVSVGIVGSPP; encoded by the exons atggcAGTTCAACAACAAAACGAGCAACTAAGagtacaacaacaacaacaagaaaacCCTTCATTTTTGCTGGATGCTTTGTACTGTGAGGAAGAGAgatgggaagaagaagaagaagaagaagttgtacAAGTTTCACATGGAGAGAGTGGGATTTATAGTAGCACAGACAATAATAATGTCAACAACCCTTCTCTATTTCCTTTGCTCTTGTTGGAACAAGATCTGTTCTGGGAAGATGAGGagcttcaatctctcttctccAAAGAACTAGTACAGCAACTAAACCATGGCAATGTGGAAACAGACTCTGCTCTCTCTGTAGCTCGTCGTGAAGCTGTGGAGTGGATGCTCAAAGTCAATTCCCATTACGGATTCTCAGCTCTCACAGCAATCTTAGCAATTAACTATCTCGACAGGTTTCTCACAAGCCTTCATTTTCAGAGAGATAAGCCATGGATGATCCAGCTCGTGGCTGTGACTTGTCTATCTTTGGCTGCAAAAGTTGAAGAGACCGATGTGCCACTCCTTTTAGACCTCCAA GTGGAGGATTCAAAGTATGTGTTTGAGACCAAAGCTATTCAAAGAATGGAGCTTTTAGTGCTTTCAACCCTTCAGTGGAAGATGCACCCTGTGACTCCACTCTCGTTTCTTGATCACATCATAAGGAGGCTTGGATTGAAGACCTATCTCCACTGGGAATTCCTGAGACGCTGtgagcttcttcttctctctgtGGTTTCAG ATTCAAGATTCATCGGTTATCTTCCTTCTGTATTGGCCACTGCTACTATGATGCACGTTATAGACCAAGTTGAGCCTTGTAATTCCATGGAATACCAACACCAACTTCTGGATGTCCTTAAAATAAGcaag GAAAAAGTAAATGACTGCTGCAATCTCATCCTTGAGCTATCAAATGCCTATAATTGCGCCCATGATAACCCTCAGAGTCACAAGCGCAAGTATGAACAAGTTCCCGATAGCCCAAGTGGTGTAATTGATGCTGTTTTTAGCTCGGATAGTTCCAACGATTATTGGGCTGTGGGGTCCTCAGTTTATTCATCACCAGAGCCTCTGTTCAAGAAGAGCAGAGCCCATGAACAGCAAATGAAATTGCCATCACTCAACCGAGTCTCTGTAGGCATTGTTGGCAGCCCACcatga